One segment of Anatilimnocola aggregata DNA contains the following:
- a CDS encoding family 2B encapsulin nanocompartment shell protein, with amino-acid sequence MSDSLLQRSVTTSVARNLAHTTKTSPKMMSITPRWLLSMLPWVNVEGGTYRVNRTKVELSKAERIEIDLSGDAISIPPETLRSVPLLSRVPDSLLAQMAQHFKSEAVSLGNELVVEGEDRSKFFIIAQGQVEVLSKGVHGSDLRIALLTEGEFFGETDLVSGKPSDITVRTITPCVLLTLSRKDLDSVLSEFPQWGEDFQRAIDEHLALQSTVNRYGERNIDLVSGFAENVEIPETFVDYSAHPREYSLSSVQTVVRVHTRVSDLYNGPYDQLEEQMRLTIEGIKERQEWEIINNKKFGLIHSVDPAMRISTRYGAPTPDDLDELLALVWKKPAFFLAHPKAIAAFERECTWRGVPPVTMNLFGTPVITWRGIPLVPCDKLEMKSRYLSNQWYGTTSILLMRTGEADQGVVGLHQAAIPGAIGPSLSARLMGLDSLGVASYLLTLYFSAAVLTDDALGVLENVEVGYYHDYTMRENRGFEYGSGI; translated from the coding sequence ATGTCTGACAGCCTCTTGCAACGCAGCGTAACGACCTCGGTCGCGCGCAACCTGGCTCATACCACCAAGACATCACCCAAGATGATGTCGATCACCCCGCGCTGGCTGCTGAGCATGCTGCCGTGGGTGAACGTGGAAGGGGGCACCTACCGCGTGAACCGCACGAAGGTGGAACTGAGCAAGGCCGAGCGGATCGAGATCGATCTGAGTGGCGATGCCATCAGCATTCCGCCCGAAACGCTCCGCAGCGTGCCGCTCCTCTCGCGCGTGCCCGATTCATTGCTCGCGCAGATGGCCCAGCACTTCAAGAGTGAAGCAGTCTCACTGGGAAATGAATTAGTCGTCGAAGGTGAAGACCGCAGCAAGTTCTTCATCATCGCCCAGGGCCAGGTCGAAGTGCTGAGCAAGGGGGTGCATGGCAGCGACCTGCGAATCGCGCTGTTGACTGAAGGCGAATTCTTCGGCGAGACCGATCTTGTCAGCGGCAAGCCCTCGGACATCACCGTCCGCACGATCACTCCGTGCGTTCTCCTGACCCTTTCGCGCAAGGATCTCGATTCGGTCCTGAGCGAGTTCCCGCAGTGGGGCGAGGATTTTCAGCGCGCGATCGACGAGCATCTTGCCCTGCAATCGACCGTCAATCGCTACGGCGAGCGCAATATCGATCTCGTCTCGGGTTTTGCCGAGAACGTTGAAATTCCGGAGACCTTTGTCGATTACTCAGCTCATCCCCGCGAGTATTCGCTCTCTTCGGTTCAAACCGTTGTTCGCGTCCACACACGCGTCTCCGATCTTTACAACGGCCCCTACGATCAGCTCGAAGAGCAAATGCGGCTGACGATCGAAGGAATCAAAGAGCGGCAGGAGTGGGAGATCATCAATAACAAGAAGTTCGGGCTGATTCACTCGGTCGATCCCGCGATGCGCATCAGCACTCGCTACGGCGCACCAACGCCCGACGATCTGGACGAACTCCTCGCGCTGGTTTGGAAGAAGCCAGCGTTCTTCCTCGCTCATCCCAAGGCGATCGCCGCTTTCGAACGCGAATGCACGTGGCGCGGCGTCCCACCCGTGACGATGAATCTTTTTGGGACGCCCGTCATCACTTGGCGTGGCATTCCGCTCGTCCCCTGCGACAAGTTGGAAATGAAGAGCCGCTATCTGTCGAATCAATGGTACGGCACAACGAGCATCCTGCTCATGCGAACCGGTGAGGCCGATCAAGGGGTCGTTGGTTTGCACCAGGCAGCGATTCCCGGTGCGATTGGCCCCAGTTTGTCGGCCCGCTTAATGGGGCTCGATAGCTTAGGTGTGGCTTCGTATCTCCTCACACTCTACTTCTCCGCGGCGGTACTGACCGACGATGCGCTGGGAGTACTAGAAAACGTCGAAGTCGGTTACTACCACGACTACACGATGCGCGAAAATCGCGGCTTTGAGTATGGGTCCGGTATTTAG
- a CDS encoding ArsR/SmtB family transcription factor codes for MATKPKNSSLTPLPALEQAAECLKALAHPHRLRILQMLLRGEYAVGELAEACEIPSHMASEHLRLMQRCGFLKATKEGRFVYYSVAEPHLASIMACIEARFGS; via the coding sequence ATGGCAACCAAACCAAAAAACAGCTCGCTGACTCCACTTCCCGCCCTCGAGCAGGCAGCAGAGTGCTTGAAAGCGCTGGCTCATCCACACCGATTGCGGATCCTGCAAATGCTGCTGCGGGGTGAGTATGCCGTCGGCGAACTAGCAGAAGCCTGCGAGATTCCCAGTCACATGGCCTCGGAGCATTTGCGACTAATGCAACGGTGCGGCTTTCTCAAGGCAACCAAAGAGGGTCGCTTTGTGTATTACAGCGTGGCTGAACCACACCTGGCCAGCATCATGGCTTGTATCGAAGCTCGCTTCGGGAGTTGA